The DNA segment CACCTGAGGTTTAGCTCGGCTGACGGCGGAGGACGAGAGTACCGACGTGTGGCCATTAGTCGGACTTTTAGATTTTTGTTTAATGTTCAGTACGTCAAATATATCTGAGGATGACATCCTAGCAATGGTGTTttagtattttttgtattatcGATGAATCTGATGTGTGCTTCACGTGTTATATATTAAGAATACAGATATCTCAATTGTTTCACAGAGTGTTACCCGAAGCTATAATGCCGTAGCCTGACTAGATAAGTTTTAATACACGTAGGCGAAATTAGCTTCCTAGCATATATTATGAAGAGgttaaagaaattcaagCTTAGGTGGTGGTAAATGATAACTAATAAGAAGATAAAGATAATAGTTCCAGAAAAACTTGGTCTTTCTGGGCAATCTTTTGAGCAATCGTGGAAGATAATTAGGCATGCCATTGATCACATTTACAACGATGACATGGCCGATCTTTCTTTCGAACAGGTTTACAGGACCATTTACACAATCGTTCTAAACAGAAAAGGGCCgatactatataataaattgaaaacatacctaattcaaaaattatgCTTCTCAAGGGAAACAGCCCTCAGGAACGAAGCGCGTAATTATGAATTTCTCGAAACAATGGCAGAATTATGGGAGAAACAATGCCATTGTTTTAAAATTATTGGAGACCTAATGATGTACATGGACAAAGTTTATTGCAAGCCGAATAGACACTTGGAGGTATATGACATGTGCCTTGATCTTTTCCGAATCGAAATATTGCAAAGATGttctccttctttgatttcagcACTAACTTCAGACATAGAGGGAATTCGTAGTTCCGGATTTGTGGATGCAAAACATACTAGTATTTGGAGAATATTAATAGGAATGATGGAAACGTTGCATGACAACAGAGAtaactttttcttgacGGATTTTGAACCCGTTTTAATTAGCACAACAGAAGAATACTATGATAGAGTTATTGATATCAAACTGTTAACGCCAATTCAGagcttgaagaaaatcaagaacttgaagcagtttgaaaatgtcTTAGACTCTTGTTTTCTAAATGCAGATTCTCAAAATAAATTAAAGGCTGTGTTAGGAAATGTTCTCATATGGGGTAAGTTGATAAATGTCATCGAAGATCTGACACATGAAGCAATGAAACTTTCAGATGAAAAGTTACTCCAGGAGATTTATGATTTATTTAGCGAAGAGAAGTACCGCATTACTATCATTGAGTCTATCAAATCCTACATTGCTCAAATAGCCATGAAAATTCCTTTTAAGGATGGCGGTCGCAAAAAGGGGCAGAATGCGATTAGTTGGTCATCAGGAGTTGTGAATTTGTTTCATAGGCAGCGCTTGTTTTTGGACAAGATTAAATTTGGTTTTATTCGATTTAATAACTCAACTGTGAACAAGCCCGCCGATTTGGCAATACTTCACGATGTTTTTACAGCATATTTCTCTAAAGAAGGACCATTGCCATCGGAGTATATTTCTACCTACGTGGACTACTGTATGAAAAGAGCAAATGAAGATGGTCTTGAAATAGTTGAAATTAAGCAAGATTTGCTTGAAAGTACCGAAATAATAGAAATGCTTTCCGAGAaggatatttttgaaaaaaagtataaaaAGCAACTGTCTAGAAGATTATTGCAGCGGAAGTCCAATAtagaaattgaaagatgGATGGTGCGAATGATAAAGAACGCTCTGGGGActttttttacttcaaAACTCGAGATAATGTTGAGAGATGTTTGtttatcttttgaaatattgCAAGCATTTAGAGACTCAAGGACCAACAGCATAGagtatttgaattttgttCCACAA comes from the Saccharomyces kudriavzevii IFO 1802 strain IFO1802 genome assembly, chromosome: 7 genome and includes:
- the CUL3 gene encoding cullin CUL3 (similar to Saccharomyces cerevisiae CUL3 (YGR003W); ancestral locus Anc_4.138); protein product: MITNKKIKIIVPEKLGLSGQSFEQSWKIIRHAIDHIYNDDMADLSFEQVYRTIYTIVLNRKGPILYNKLKTYLIQKLCFSRETALRNEARNYEFLETMAELWEKQCHCFKIIGDLMMYMDKVYCKPNRHLEVYDMCLDLFRIEILQRCSPSLISALTSDIEGIRSSGFVDAKHTSIWRILIGMMETLHDNRDNFFLTDFEPVLISTTEEYYDRVIDIKLLTPIQSLKKIKNLKQFENVLDSCFLNADSQNKLKAVLGNVLIWGKLINVIEDLTHEAMKLSDEKLLQEIYDLFSEEKYRITIIESIKSYIAQIAMKIPFKDGGRKKGQNAISWSSGVVNLFHRQRLFLDKIKFGFIRFNNSTVNKPADLAILHDVFTAYFSKEGPLPSEYISTYVDYCMKRANEDGLEIVEIKQDLLESTEIIEMLSEKDIFEKKYKKQLSRRLLQRKSNIEIERWMVRMIKNALGTFFTSKLEIMLRDVCLSFEILQAFRDSRTNSIEYLNFVPQVLTRTSWPFQSTNPIDDSISLPPRMSQILASFEEYYSSKYEERMLKWAHHLSVIEIGCQFNNGYYEISFSVYAGAIFLLFEDYEELTLEEIHELTHIPKEDVKFLVTSMSTMPKCKILKKSSDSGNIKFSVNYFFSSSNRKVKVPVIAGPISSHKSDNFARQTLVDTDENEKCMEINATIVRIMKEEGRFSHQQLLEETMRQTRSRFDLTPSVFRRSIQLLLEKEYIQRDADDASYYHCLF